GGCGGGCGCGTTCCGCTCCGCCCAGGCCGCGAACGGCCGCGCCGCCCGGCCGAGGACACGTTCCACATCGGGACTCACCCGCCGCTCCTCCGCGCTGGGCTCGCCCATCACCGCCAGCATCCCGTCGACGGCCTCCTCCGGCAGGAACCGCACCAGCTGGGAACGGGCCTCGCTCGCGCTGAGCCCCACGAACGCCACCGGGTCGCCCACCGCTCCGGCCAGGGCACGCACCTGCTCCCGCGGTGACACCGCCACCGGACCGGTCAGGACGTACGTCCGCCCCGCGTGCGCCGCCGGGTCCCGGAGCACCTCCCCCGCGACCTCGGCGATGTCCGCCGGGTCCACCACCGGAAGCGCCACATCGGCGAACGGGGCCGCCACCGTACGCGCGGAACGGACCTGCTCGGCCCAGAGGAACGCGTTGGAGGCGAAGCCCCCCGGCCGCAGCACGGTCCAGTCCAGGCCCGACTCCCGTACCGCCGACTCGAAGGCGCGCAACACGTCGTGCGACACCGAATCGGTCCGCGTTCCCACCAGTTGCGAGGACTGGAACACGATCCGCCGCACCCCGGCCGCCACCGCCGCCGCGACGATCTCGCGCGGGTTCAGCTCGTCACCCAGACCCGCGACGAGCAGGTACACCGCCTCGGCACCGTCGAACAACTCCTCAAGGCCGTTCACATCGGCCAGATCCCCCTGCCGGTGCGTCACTCCGGCGGGCAGCCCGGCAGCCGGCGTACGGCTCACCGCCGTCACCGTCTCACCGGCCCCGGCCAGCAGCTCCACCAGCGGTCGTCCGACGTTTCCGGTCGCTCCGGTCACCACGATCACAGTTCTTCCCCTCCAGGGAGTCGTCGGCGGAGCGCGAGCGCTCCGCCGTCTTCGTGACCTCATCCTGGAAGGCGAACCGGCCATCTTCTGACCAGTTTCGCGAGCGGGATCGGAAGATCTCAACGGGAACGAGGGACTGCGAGGGCGCGCCGGGGCGCTCAGCCCTCCTCGCCGAAGCGCCGCTCGAACTTGGCGATCCGGCCCTCGGAGTCCACCGTCCGCGCCGTGCCCGTGTAGAACGGGTGGCTCTCGGAGGAGATCTCGACATCGACCACGGGGTACGTGTTGCCGTCGTCCCACTCGACGGTCCGGTCGCTGGTCGCGGTGGACCGGGTCAGAAAGGCGTACCCGGCCGAGCGGTCACGGAAGACCACCGGGCCGTACTCGGGCTGCTTGTCCTGCTGCACGTCTCCTCCTCGGGCTCACGCCCTGACTCGTCCGGCCTGATCGGCACGGCACCCCCAGCCTCCCCGCGCCCACGGCCACCGACCAGCGCCACGGGCCCGACCGGGTGACCCTCACCCGTGGTCCGCCCAGCGCGCCGCGAGCAGCAGGGCGATGTCGTCCGGCCGGGACGTGACCTGCCGGGCGTCCCTGATCACCCGGTCGGCGGCTTCCGCGAGCGGCAGCGAAGCGGTCGTCGCGAGCGTTCTGCGCAGCAGTTCGATCCCGTCGTCGATGTCCTGGCCGGGCTTCTCCACGAGCCCGTCCGTGAACAGGGCGAGCACCGCGCCCGGCGCCAGCCGCAGCCGCGTCACCGGATACGACGCGCGGTCGTCGATCCCGAGCACCATGCCGCCGGCCAGCTCCACCCGCTCGGTCCTCCCGTCCGGGTGCATCAGCAACGGTGGCGGATGCCCGGCCCGAACCGCCCGCAGTTCCCCCGACTGCGGATCGAGGAGTACGTAGCAACAGCTCGCGAACTGTCCGGGGTCCAGATCGATGAGCAGCCGGTTGGTCCCGCGCATCACGTCCTGCGGCCGATGGCCGGCCAGAGCGAAGGCCCGTACGGCGCTGCGCAGCTGACCCATCGTGGCCGCGGCCGCCACCCCGTGGCCCTGGACGTCGCCGATGACGAGCGCGAGGCGTCCGTGCCCCGCCTCGATGACGTCGTACCAGTCCCCGCCGACGTCCATGCCCTGCGTGCCCGGCAGGTAGCGGCCCACCGTGTCCACACCGTCCCGGACGAGCAACCGGTGCGGAAGCAGCGCGTCCTGGAGGCCCCGCGCCACCGCCGACTCCGTGTCGTACCGCTGCGCCCGCTCCAAGGCCTGCGCGATGAGTCCGGCGAGCGCCGTGAGGACGGTTCGTTCCTCGGAGCTGAAGCCACGCGGCCGGTCGAAGCCGAGGATGCAGGAGCCGACCGGCCGGCCGGAGGCGATCAGCGGCAGGAACGCCCGCGCCCCCGAGTGCGCGTCCAGCGGCAGATCCGGGTAGCGCCGACCCAGCTGTTCCATCGACTCGAAGAAGAGCGGCCTGCCCGTCGTCAGCGTCTCCACGCCGGGCACGTGCGCGTCCAGGGCCACCCCGTCGAACGGTTCGAGGAAGCCCGGCGGGAACCCCGTCTCCCAGGCCAGGTACAGCCGCCGGTCGCTGAGCAGATAGATGGCCAGCTGCCGCCCGCCGAACGCCGGAAGCAGCTCCTCCGTGACGACCGCCGACACCTGGCGGGCCGTCACCGCCTCCGACAGCGCGATCGCCAGGGCGACCGGACGGTACAGGGCCGTGACCCGGTCGTCGGGCAAGGACAGGGTGTCTTCCCTCGGCCCGCCGGCCTTGATGTTCCGCAAGGGCCTGCCGGGATCGTTCTCCGGCACCAGGACCATGGTCACGCCGTCCCGCCCGGGGTGGAGGGAGACCGAGAGCCACTGGCCATGCTCCGGATGGGCCAGGAACCGCACCGGGTCACCGGAGAGCATCGCGGCGCGGAGCTGCT
This sequence is a window from Streptomyces sp. NBC_00691. Protein-coding genes within it:
- a CDS encoding SDR family oxidoreductase; this translates as MIVVTGATGNVGRPLVELLAGAGETVTAVSRTPAAGLPAGVTHRQGDLADVNGLEELFDGAEAVYLLVAGLGDELNPREIVAAAVAAGVRRIVFQSSQLVGTRTDSVSHDVLRAFESAVRESGLDWTVLRPGGFASNAFLWAEQVRSARTVAAPFADVALPVVDPADIAEVAGEVLRDPAAHAGRTYVLTGPVAVSPREQVRALAGAVGDPVAFVGLSASEARSQLVRFLPEEAVDGMLAVMGEPSAEERRVSPDVERVLGRAARPFAAWAERNAPAFA
- a CDS encoding type B 50S ribosomal protein L31, translating into MQQDKQPEYGPVVFRDRSAGYAFLTRSTATSDRTVEWDDGNTYPVVDVEISSESHPFYTGTARTVDSEGRIAKFERRFGEEG
- a CDS encoding SpoIIE family protein phosphatase codes for the protein MTAHGTTGRGPAGSTGRLSGRGTADGPVSGALTWTLAEAALRAVDEVGGYAGGVYLRSGTPGLLRMAALVGLPGPLFRPWFRMHTNRPFPVAEVHRSGQSVHLHDVEEAMRRFPQLVASLPFPFASLYAPVVAGRERFGVLVALRAPTPGVPVDTRDRNRMTRGALRLGETLADLARQGTTLEWPGDPVCVQLSTSGAAPVRFGSFEWDLDTGMVTLDSGLLGILGADVPSPCPIDVLTALLEPEDGYALWAAARQATGPDGRPVVRRIRLKGPDGGLHLLEVSTRARRTSPDAETYLGAGSGSGSGGDAAPRLGLGGFSAGLRLTCTLVDLGTGLIGSDATDRLPRAILAIDRLGRVTYVNERTERLLGRPRGSLAGRPLWEALPWFGLPFHEEQLRAAMLSGDPVRFLAHPEHGQWLSVSLHPGRDGVTMVLVPENDPGRPLRNIKAGGPREDTLSLPDDRVTALYRPVALAIALSEAVTARQVSAVVTEELLPAFGGRQLAIYLLSDRRLYLAWETGFPPGFLEPFDGVALDAHVPGVETLTTGRPLFFESMEQLGRRYPDLPLDAHSGARAFLPLIASGRPVGSCILGFDRPRGFSSEERTVLTALAGLIAQALERAQRYDTESAVARGLQDALLPHRLLVRDGVDTVGRYLPGTQGMDVGGDWYDVIEAGHGRLALVIGDVQGHGVAAAATMGQLRSAVRAFALAGHRPQDVMRGTNRLLIDLDPGQFASCCYVLLDPQSGELRAVRAGHPPPLLMHPDGRTERVELAGGMVLGIDDRASYPVTRLRLAPGAVLALFTDGLVEKPGQDIDDGIELLRRTLATTASLPLAEAADRVIRDARQVTSRPDDIALLLAARWADHG